From the Eschrichtius robustus isolate mEscRob2 chromosome 19, mEscRob2.pri, whole genome shotgun sequence genome, the window TCTGATCTCATTGTCTCTGGATGGAGAGTAGCCTGTATAATAGTGATCCTTTGAATAAGCCAGCATCCTCTGCTCAGCACCACGTCCAACGGCAGAACCTAAGCAGTAGAGTGAAGAGTCAGGATTTGAGAAGTTAATGtgtgtttgggttaggttggAAGAGAGACTATGGAGATGGGAAGACCTGTGTCCCTGAAGGTCTCAGGGAGCCTATGTCAACGAAAATGATAATCAACTTTCTGCTCCAGAAACAGTGACCCAGAGGCTGACAAGAACTGAGCTTGAGACCTAGATTGAAATTGGTTCCAGACTGAGGTCCAGCATCCAGGACCCAGACACAGGACCATGGGACCTCAGCATTTGAGCCCTGTGCAGCTGCTCTGTCTCCTAGGGGCCATTTCTACTCTGCCTCGTATGTCCTGTGGGGCTGGACGCTTAGGGACCCTCTTGGCTGGGATGGGAGGGCTGGCTTCGAGTCACTGGGGGAAAGAAGGCTGCGTATCTGGGTCCCTCGGGAGACAGGGTCTGTGGAGGCTGAGCTCTTGATTGGCGGCTCGGGGCTGAGGAGGCAGTGTGAGGGGCAGATGACTGGAAGAACATTCTCTCTTTAGGGGCTGGAGCTCTTTTGTGTTACGAAGCAACATCTTCACTCTTCAGAGCTGTTGGTCTCCATAACTGGCAGTGGCTTCTGATGAGGAGCATGGTGTGTAAACTGAATGAGGGCTGTGAGGAGACGCTGGTGTTCATCGAGACAGGTGAACGGGGGTGACTTTGCTACATTTCTTTTGCTTGCTCTTCTGACCCCACCTCCATTCCTAGCACCCAGGGACTCTGGACTGGAGTTCCAGATATTTACCCCATTATATGTTTGGGAACAGCATCAAGACATCGGCAGGAGAGGGGCAGGACCCAGCTGGTTGTGGTGTGGGCTGGATAAGAGGGCAGAATGGAGGTGGACAgatcccaggaggggagggggactcTGGGAGAGAAGACGAGTTTGGGATACAAGGGAGAGAGGCGCAGACGGGCTCCCGTGGGGAGAGGAGTGAGGAGAGGCAGATGAGACCTGGGAAATCTGAGCGGCGAGtggacagtgggggaggggcacagtTGGTGATGGGGCGGAGTGAGCAGGaagagcagggggtggggtgggaggtggaacTGGGCGTGGCCAACGACACTGATCAGCGCTCTCCAATCTTCTGCTCCGCAGGGACCAAAAGGGGAATTGTGGGTTTTAAAGGCTGCAGCCCAGCTTCATCTTACCCCCCGCAAGTCTCCTACCTCGTTTCACCGCCCGGATTGTCCATTGCCTCCTATAGCCGCGTCTGCCGGACATACCTCTGCAATAACCTCACCAACATGGATCATTTTGTGAAACTCAAGGCCAAGGCTCCTAAGACTGTAGCATCTTCTTCCCATAGTTGCCCAACCTGTGTGGGCGAGCACTCTAAGGACTGCCTCCCAAGTTTTGTCACCACCGAGGCTTGCCCCGACAATGCCACTGAGTGTTACAGTTCCACCTTAAAATTTCAGGCAGGTGAGAGAAGAGAAACTTTCTTTCTCAGATGCCTGCTCTAGGCCTGCTGCCTTCCCATCTCTGAGGGAGGTGGGTGGGACTCGGAGAGGGGATGGGGGTTGTGGCACATAATtccaaggaggaggagagaaggtgccTGGTACCTGAGTGTTTGGTGGGAGAGCAGGTGTCCTGGTTTGTGAGGGGTGTCTGGAAGGAGGGGTAGGATGTTTGAGTCTTGAAAGTGTCCCTGACTCCCCTTGCTCTCTTCCTTACAGGGTCTCTCAATACCACCTTCCTCCTCATGGGCTGTGCTCGTGAATACACCGATATTTTAGCCCACTTTCACCATATTGGCAGCATCAGAGTGACTGAGGTCATCAACATCTTAGAGAAGGCCCAGTTTGCTGGTGCAGAGCCCTCTAGTGGGAGACCTGCTCGGGGCATCCTCTTAGGCCTCCTGTTTGCCTTCAGGGACTGACGATCTAGCTGGACCAAACACCCCTATCCCTTCACATAGCGAAATAAAGTTACAGAGTTGCCTTTCTGCTTTGTCCTGTGGTCCATGAGGGTTGTGGAGGCATGAAAGGTCTTGAGGAGGGCCAGACGTGTCCAGGGAggcggaggggaggggcaggtaaCGGGCAGTGCTTGCTGTGAAGTGAGCAGGGGGCTTGGGGAGGAGATCATTGGCAAAGTGACAGAATCATGCCCAGCAAGCAGGAGAAACCTAAAcactccccttctcctcctcctcctggggacCTGAGTTCTAGCCTGGGTTCAGCCATTGACTTGGAGATCCTGGccaaatcttctcccttttttgggCTTCCATTTCCTCCCCTTTAAAATGAAGGCCTTGTAGGGAAGTCATAGGGATTATAAATTCAATTTGAGTAAAGTTTAAAACcatatattttatgataaagCGCCTTTAACTTAAGATGGCCAAAGCACTGACACTGATATATTTGCTGTAAAGAGAATtataagagttttatttttctgatattaaaaGTTACTTAATGAAGActtgtttccattaaaaaaaataaaatgaaggccTTATGAATTAGAAGTGTGGCTCA encodes:
- the LYPD4 gene encoding ly6/PLAUR domain-containing protein 4 isoform X1, with product MGPQHLSPVQLLCLLGAISTLPRAGALLCYEATSSLFRAVGLHNWQWLLMRSMVCKLNEGCEETLVFIETGTKRGIVGFKGCSPASSYPPQVSYLVSPPGLSIASYSRVCRTYLCNNLTNMDHFVKLKAKAPKTVASSSHSCPTCVGEHSKDCLPSFVTTEACPDNATECYSSTLKFQAGSLNTTFLLMGCAREYTDILAHFHHIGSIRVTEVINILEKAQFAGAEPSSGRPARGILLGLLFAFRD
- the LYPD4 gene encoding ly6/PLAUR domain-containing protein 4 isoform X2; the encoded protein is MGPQHLSPVQLLCLLGAISTLPRMSCGAGRLGTSAGTKRGIVGFKGCSPASSYPPQVSYLVSPPGLSIASYSRVCRTYLCNNLTNMDHFVKLKAKAPKTVASSSHSCPTCVGEHSKDCLPSFVTTEACPDNATECYSSTLKFQAGSLNTTFLLMGCAREYTDILAHFHHIGSIRVTEVINILEKAQFAGAEPSSGRPARGILLGLLFAFRD